The Neomonachus schauinslandi chromosome 4, ASM220157v2, whole genome shotgun sequence genome includes a region encoding these proteins:
- the LOC110580545 gene encoding 60S ribosomal protein L30-like, producing MVATKKMKKSLESINSRPQLVMKSGKYVLGYKQTLKMIRHGKVELVILVNNCPALRTSEIEYYAMWAKTGVHHYSGNNIEFGKACGKYYRVRTLTIIDPGDSDIIRSMPEQTGEK from the coding sequence ATGGTGGccacaaagaagatgaaaaagtcaCTGGAGTCGATCAACTCCAGGCCCCAGCTTGTTATGAAAAGTGGAAAGTATGTGCTGGGGtacaagcagactctgaaaatGATCAGACATGGCAAAGTGGAACTGGTCATCCTCGTGAACAACTGCCCAGCCTTGAGGACATCTGAAATAGAATACTACGCCATGTGGGCCAAAACTGGTGTCCATCACTACAGTGGCAATAATATTGAATTCGGCAAAGCATGTGGGAAATACTACAGAGTACGCACACTGACTATCATtgatccaggtgattctgatatcaTTAGAAGCATGCCAGAACAGACTGGTGAAAAGTAA